The following DNA comes from Cryptococcus deuterogattii R265 chromosome 2, complete sequence.
GCCAGCTGGATGAAATGATTGACTGACTTTGAGAACAGAGGAATTACTTCGACAGAGGTGCCCAGACACCTTAGACATATTGTCGATGCTCTTGTCTATGAGTGCAACAGAACTGACGAAGAGTGAGTTGCATCTGGTTATATCCAATTTTCAAGTTTTTTTCCATTGACAATGCACGAAGTACCACTGGAGCCTGCCTGGAATATTTTTTGAAGAACGATATATTGGCCCATCTGGAGAGACTTTGTGAGGCGGACCGCCCACATGGCATTAAAGGTAAAACTCTTCCCCTTAGAAAGACCCGGCAGCTGATGAAACATAATCTCCTAGCTGAAGTTGTTAAATCCATCAATAACCTGGTTGTTCTACTTTCTGAGCGATTCCTTGTACATAATGCGGTTCACCGACCTCTTAGAAGACTCCTCAGATCATGTATAGGTGATGAGCCGGAGGAGAGGCTAGACGGTACTCGGGTTTTCGGCGCAGCTGGGATGAGTAACGACACAGAGAGGGGGGCAAGTAGTGAGGATATTGAAGGGGATCTAGTAGACCTAATGTGTGTCTTATGTTCAAAAATGAGAGCCTAGTAAGTTTGCCTCTATCTAGGAGCGGATTTCAGCAACTGAATGCCTTGATAACGATAGCCCACCCTTGCTGCTCATATTTTTTCATGATAGAAACTGGCTTCAACCTAATAACCGCATTACTCAAGTTGATTCCATCTACAATCAAGCTAGTTCTCCGACGCCGTCGACCCGTATCACGCTTTCGGAACTACCTACAAAAATCCCTACCAGGGACACTCATCAATTTGAGTTTTTACTCTTTTCTTACCTTTTGCGTTTCGTCCACCGCGAAGGAAGGTTAGGCGATTTTGCCCGCGCAGGTTTGATTTTCTTGTTTGACATTGCATTCTTGACAcctggtgaagaaggaggggagaaTCTTTCCTCGGGCCCGGTAAACAATGGACCCGATCCTTTacaagaagctcgagatGCTCTTGGGGAGTTTATTTTGGATGGTGACTTTGCAGATGTGATGGCTGCGGCGCTTGGAGCAGTCTACTCCCTTCTACCTACAAAGCTCCAAGTTCCCTCTATATCATCTCAAGAAATGCCAGAAGAAAATACCAAGAATATCTCATCAGGGGGGATGCATCTAGGTTCCGGGATGGGCaggcaagaggaaggggacAATTTTCCTTTGTCGACAGACCTTCACGTACAAACTCAGCTTGATCTCTTGCTCAAATTATTCGGCTTCCTTCAAGACATTATTCGCCGCTGTAATTCGCCTATTCTACACGCCGACCCCAATTCCAGTGCTGTGACTGTGACACATGTCTTGGGAGGAGCTATAGCTAAAGCCATACTCGATGCCAttcattcttcattcctCGATAACGTGCTTTACCCATCGGTTCTCGAGTGTTCAAGCCATGATGGGAGCTCAGTTGCGGTGCTTACCTATCTCGACGCGCTTTTTTCCAACTTGGATGACGGTCCTATCGTTGACGATGTACTGTCATTTTTGCTGGATACCGAGCTTTCAGACACCCCTATGACCTTACCAATGGTAGACTCgaaaagagaaaggcaGGAAACGGGGGCCATGCGATTTGTTAGTCAGGTACCGTTGAAATCTACAGAGTACTTTGCCTCGGAAGGTCGATTTACTCTCAAGGATCTCATTTTGGACAACCTTTGTTCCGAGCAGCCGAATTCAGTCACGGCAGCACTTTGTCTTTTACAGACTCTCTTGTCTGATCACCCCAATCAGGCTACCAGGGCGCTAATATCCTATATTCGTGATCCTTCAGCCACAGCTCTCGTTCGTAATCCCATCCCTCGCTCACTTGATCTCCAATCGCCGGACGTCTCTTTCCTACCAAAGCCTGTCAATTTTACCGATGCGCACCTTCAAGAAGTGGAGCTTTATGGCTCCCTTTTATCTCGGCTTGATCCGTCGCAGACATCTATTGAAATGTCGCCAGGGTACATGGGCTATCTGGCAGATATGCAAACCGCTTTGGAATCCAATCCTTTATTCCGCCTCGCACAAATCCTGCCATttatggatgaagaagataaggacGCTCTTAACAATGGTGGTAAATTGGACAATGATAatcccatccccatcccccaCAAGCCAAGTCCGGCAGACCCTTTATTGCGGGCTGTGCTTTTTGAGTTTGAGAAATTCTTGTATAAAACCGCGGATGAGAATGTAGCTATGACCGGAGTACTCACCGCAGTCGCGCTGTGTCCCTATAGAGGATTGGGTGGATGGCTGCTTtacgagaaagaagaagcacaaAACACGTCTCTACAGGACGACGACGAGCCGAGTACAGAATGTTGCGACTCGGACGtgtcttctttcatccaccatcttccaccagACGACGATCGTGATCCATTTGTTACACGGTCGTCCCTCGGCCTTCCTGTCATCTATCAAATCCTCCGATTGCTCGTCAAACAAATATCTCTCCTCCGCACCCAGGTGCCCCAATTTGATCGTCTTTTGAGTGAGCGTCGACAAGGCTTACTGTTTGCTGATCATTTAGATGAAGCCATGAACATTATGCTGGATATCGACCAGGCATCGTCTGTCTCTGTCTTTGGCTCTCCTGCaaaaggtggagagaaTTTAGCGTCATCGTTATTGACTAGacagaagggaagaagaagcagtgGTCTGGCGAGCAGTATAAAATCCTTTTTGAcgccaaagaagaagactggtCATCACTATCCAACGTCTCCGACGTTGGGGACGCCTAGGACGCCGGGAACAATACCTGGCAGTACGACGCCGGGAGAGGTGTTGGGTACATCGGGTACAACGGGTACATCGGGTACATCAGAACCTAGCAGGACAACAACACCGCGCCGTCTGGGTTTTGGTCTCGGGTTGAGTGGGTTTTCCAGTACACCTACGAAATCCCaatccccatctcctcctcctcctcctcctcctcctttatCACCGATACCGTCAGGAGTAGTGagctcttctcctttctcagCCTCTGCGGAACCTGCGCCTGCGCCTGCGCACTCAACCGCGACCGCACACTCAACCGCGCCACCGTTCATGGCGCATTACGACCAAACACGTCAAACGGTATGCCTATCACTTAGGCATGACGACTTGATCGAGGAAGGGGTACTATCATCCGTAACGGGTCCCTGgggcggcggtggtggtggtggtggtggcaaGACACCGGtagggagatggagattaCGTCATGCCAAGCGGCCGGATCTGGTAGATCAGAGTCGTCTAcgtggaggaggggatgaTGCGATGGAGGTTAACGATGCgttgggagaggaagaagaatggggaggggaaggggaaggggcGGGGGAAAGTGAacagaagcagcagcagcggcagcagcaagtATCGCTGAGTACAGTGCTTGACAATTGTGTGATATTAGAAGAGTTTTTAAAGGAGACTGTAGCGCTTATCGTTGCGCGGCGGATGTTGGGCATAGATCAAGTTGGGTTTATATAAAAGAAATAAACCTTGTGAAAGGAATGTGTGATGAATCTCACGATATGTTTATGCTTTttgaaaaaagagaaaaggaagagggacatGTGTCTAAACTGTTGCATACGATGATGGAGACGGTTGGTAAAATCCGCCGACAGTGTGAGTATGGACAAAGAAAAGGCCCGGGGGGTATGTGTGTGTGTGGGGAAGGGTGTCATTTTTTATAAAGCGTTTATATATACAAAATATAACTCGGGTTGATATTGGGgggggaaaaaaaatgattATCGTGCTAGGGTGTCCAGACCTGTGATTGAGTGTCGTCCGAGTGGTCAGCCTAAAACATTTGTTAAGAAGGGGCGTTTACGAAAACGACCAACCTTGATAGTCTGATCCACCGACCCGGTCGCCAAAACGTTTATTATTCTtctcgcttcttttcccgCAGACTTTTcgtctcctcctccattcGCCATTCCTTTATTCCCCGCTCCCCCTGTTCCTTCTGCACTCCCCCCACCTGAGTTTCCACCCCCTCCGACGAGCGCCCTTCCCCAGGTCATGCATGTCACGAAATGACTATGCGCTTCTATCGTTTTTGTGCATCGGCCATTCACGAGGTCCCATACTTTGATGGTCTTGTCGTCCGAGGCGGAGAGGAGGTATTTGCCAGTTGGGTGGAAGACGAGTGCGCGGATCCAGTTATCGTGGCCGACCTGCCAAGCTGTCAGATCCAGGTAtaccaaaagaaaaagagagagacgGGACGGGACGTACAAATGTCCGTAGACATTGACCGGAAAGGGCATCCCACAGTTTGATGGTTTTATCTCTTGATCCTGTTGCTACGTAGACACCTGGTGACTTTGCCCTCGTATCGTTTGCTGCTGGAGACTGTTTTGAAAAAGAGTTAGCATGGAACGACTTGACCGGGGCATACTTTTAAACCTGCTAATTCTCGGATAGCAGGGTAAGCGTTGACAGGAGCGAATACGGCGCATTCAACGACATGCTCGTGTCCACGGAGTTCCATCTTGGTCTCCCCTGTTGAAAAGTCCCACACACGTGAAGTCTAcggggaaaaggatggttTGTCAGTGGGGGAATATATGCAAAGGACACGGTGCCAACTCGCTTGATCGTTGGAGGCGCTGACGAGCCAGCGTCCGTCTTCTGAAGGGACGGCCTCTCTCACCCATTCGGCATGTCCCGTAAACGTTTTGGTACAGTAGCTGATTTGGGTTGGGTTGGTAAGCCGTTATCAGCCAGATGAACAGCCAACGACGACGTACCCGCTGGAGACTTGCCATACTCTGATGGTCTTGTCTCGACTCGCTGAAACGAGGTTTTCGCCATCGGGCATGAATCGTACGCTGGAGACGGAATGGTCGTGGCCGTGTAATGTCTTGACGTTTGTGTATTCGTTGAACGTATCCCATAGTTTGACGGTGAGGTCGGACGAGCATGTCACTGTACCGTGAGCTTCTATAAAGTTGACCACGCGCTTACCCATGAGGCTGCCCTTTGGGTCAAAGTCGACGTCCATGACGGCCTTTGTATGGCCCTTGACGgtcctctccatctcgccGCCTTCCCAGTCCCAGACCTTGACGGTGGCGTCCTCGCTGGCGCTTGCGAGGACTGTCCATGTGGGGTGGAATGCGAGGCGTGTGACGGGTGCGCGGTGTGAGGCGAGTGTGTGGCGTGGGGGCGGTctggggatgaagggggcggaggaggaggggcggGCCGGGGAGGCGAGTTCTGCGAGGAGGGCCGCGTTGCGTGCCTCGAGGTCGATGATCTGCACGATGAGCGCGAGCAGCACGGCATGGACTGACCTTTTTCTGGAGGCGTATGACGCTTGTCCACTTTTTCTCGAGGAGGCCTACGGCCCTGGCAGCGGTGTCGCCGGGGTCAAAGTCGGCGATCGCAGCGTCGTGGAGGAGGGCGGCGTAGGTGGCGTGCATCCCCGCGGCGTGCAGGTACGAGAGCATCGCGCGGTGGCTGGGGGTGGCGGGGGTCAGCGtggagagggggaggggagcAGGGGGACGTACAGCTCGTCTTTCTGGCGGTCAGAGAGGGCGGGCATCGTGCTggtagaagagaagaatgcgAGCCgcgtcttctcctccagtTCAACAGGTGCGTGCTGCATGGCGGGAATCGCTGACACCGCAGACCCCCGTCAACGCCTTCAACGATGAGCATGtccccctccccgcccCGCTGACACCGCACAGCATGTGGACACAACTCGCACACATCGTCCACCGCACCAGCGCTGACCCAGACATACGTGCAGTCGTACTCAGCTCTACTTCAGATACTGCTTTCACCGCAGGCTTGGACCGTGTGTCGTTTCCCCTCACACCTCCACTAAACACCTTGTACTAATCACAGAGACAAAGTCAAATCGCAGTCGATCCTCACTCGCACTGCCGACCCCGCACGCCAGGCTCTCACACTGCACAgccacctcctctccttccagtCAGCCATCTCGTCCCTCTCCGCCTGCCGCCAGCCCGTCATCTGCGCACTCCACGGCTTCGCCCTCGGCCTCGCTATAGACATTGCAGCCGCATGTGATATCCGTCTATGCGCATCCGACACCAAGTTTGCCATCGCGGAAGTCAACGTCGGCCTCGCAGCAGATATCGGCACCTTGCAGCGCTTGCCCAAGGTCACCGGGAATGACAGTAAAGTCAGGGAGCTCGCGCTTATGGGACGAGACTTTGGTGCCagagaggcagaggagattgGGTTCGTCAGCGAGGTGGTGAATGGTGGTAGGGCCCAAGTCGTCGGTAAGTCTAGTCAAGTCAAGTCCCAATGAATCGTCATTTCTCAATGTCATGGGTGTCCAGCCGCTGCTAttgaaaaggccaaggttATTGCCTCTAAAAGTCCCATCGCGGTCATCAGCACCAAACATATCTTGAACCGTAAGCTCGCGTGATTTGCCCGTACACAACTTATAAAGCTTGTGCCGTTCTCTTAAGATGCTCGAGACCATACGTgagtctttttttttgatgaTGCCCTTGCTACACAACTCAAAGTGTATCCGCTTCCGAAAGTGTCGAACAAGGTCTGCAGTACGTCGCTGCATGGAACATGCAAGTATATTTTCCTTATAATCAACCAGGGACGCTAAATCCAGTACAATACAAAAGGTCCATGCTTCAATCCAGTGCAAGTCGTTATCCAGCTACTATTTTCTTTTAATTCTCACGATTAACAATCAATACATTTAGGATACTGCCAAAGCCATGTCAGCGACATTGAACAAGGAGCCCGCGACATTCCCAGGTTTCAGTGACGCAAAACTCTAGATAGGTTTTAAATCTTCATCTTAATctaaagaaagaaagaaataaaaGGTGCAGCTAAATGCCAGAAATGCATTCCCTGTCTTATTTCTTGTTCCCCCCGGGGAAGGTGGCGGTGTCTACACTGACGACGACTTTGAACTGCCCAAAGCAGCTTTTAGAatctccaaatcctccaacttggcatcttcttccaccatcccttccaccgTCGCCTCCGTCGCCTCGGTCGCGGCCTCCTCTCCCCGCGGAATAACACCCAACAAATCACCATTTCCACTGCCCACCCTCAACGGTTCTggcatcttccatttcgaCATGTAATCCTGTCCAGCGGAGAATCCGCCAATAGTAGGCGGGATAGATGAAGGCGGGACAGTGTTTGACCATTGCCATCGTGGCTGTTCACGGTACTTGACACGAGATGACGAACCGGCAGCACcggatgaagaagtggaggaggtggtggaggaagacaaagaagaagattgaagagtTTCGAGTGCCCTTTCTTCGAGGTTGAATGCGCGTTCCTACAAACCCCCAACAATGAATTTCATCAGTTTTTGTTGCCTTGAtagtggaaagaaaaaagaaaagacacGCACAAAGACATCGGGCTTGAATTCCGCTCCATAGTGTCGAGCCTCGATTTCCGCCGCCAACGTCGCCAACTGATGTCTGCCCCTCAACGACACAAATTCTTCAGTCGCCAGAGCGTACGCTTCTGAAATCGAAACATCTCGCGTGTTTTTCAAATTGATCACAAACTCGATACaactgttgttgttgacaatTGATTGTTCAAATCATCAGTAGAGATAGGAGAtaagagagagagaggaaaaacgACTCACTCCTCGACGGTAGGATACGACCCCCTCTGCTCCAATTTCACCCACTCCTCACCCAAAACTTTTCCCCTCACATCAATTTCCCGACCTTCCACCATACTCACCGGCCTCAACGCCTCAAACGGGAAATCCTTGAAAAACTGCCTCCGCACCCGATCTTCCTCGTACGCAATCTCGAGCGGTCTGCCTTTTCGTTGTTTGTACCCCCGCAATTTGTCTCTTCGCTCTAATTCTCCAGCAGGGATTGGCACCGTATCGATAAAATCGCCAGACTTGATCCCAGAGTCAGACGCACGGGGACGGGATTTCACTTGGTAAGGCGGAAGCTGGGGAGGTGGGTGAGATAACACGGGGTTGAACCATGTGGGCGGAGTGGAGATGACTTGGCCTTGTAAAAGACGAGATACCGCCGATGGGACTTGGGATGGGATTTTACGCATACCGAAAACACAGGGGGGGCTCGGATGACTTTTTAAttcaaaggaaaagaaaagaaaaaaggttaggaaaaaggaaaccCGCTTGGCTTGCTGCTTACCTTTCTTTGTTCCTGCAAGTAAGACAAGGTAAGGACAACTAGACATTCTCGGAGAAAATCGTAAAAACTATCTCGGAATATATTCACTTTTACCACTCAAAATTATAAAACAAGCCCGGCGCTCTATTATTTTATGCGTATATATCATTCATGTGGTTGACGCTCAGCGACTAGTATATTTTATATGTATTGCTCCCAAGTGTGCTCGCAGATGGTAAAAAAGTCATATGATGGCATCACGTCGGTAATCATGGCACGTTTAAACCTTTTTTCTACCTAAACCTGTCAACTCTTTCATTCTCCCCCCCCCCCACACCACACCCGGAAGCCATAAAAGTCGATCCAGGTAAACGCCAAAAGGCCAAACCGTTTAAAGAAACAATAgtagagagagagagaaaaaagcaaaaagacaaagtcAAACAACTAGATAAATGCAAAAAATGTTGGtattgaaaaaaaaaaaaaaaagatgttgTATGGGGCGAGAGACAAATGCGAATCAATgtaaaggagaaaaaggaggatgggTTACAAGGTTTAAGCCTGCTTCTCAGCACGAGccttggcagcagcggccATCATGTTGAGggctttttttttgaaaaaaaaggaaaagaaacaCACATTTGTCAGTCTTTAATCAAGCAAACGGCCAACAAGATTTGTGACTCACCAGAACCAGCCTTGAACCAACCCCATTGACCTTCGTTGATAGAAGAAGTAGTAAGGAATTGCTCCTTGGAACCGTCCTTGTGGGTAATTTCAACCTTGATATCCTGACCGGGCTTAAAGTTTTGGAGGTCAAGGATGGAAATCTTGTCGGTACCGGAAATCTTGTCATAGTCGGCAGGGTTCTTGAACCAAAGAGGAAGCATAccctgcttcttcaagttGGTCTCGTGGATACGGGCAAAGGATCGGCAAATGACAGCTCGTCCACCAAGGAATCGGGGCTCAAGAGCGGCGTGTTCTCGGGAAGAGCCTTCACCATAGTTCTCGTCACCGACAACGACCCAGGGGATGTTGTGGTCTCGGTAGTACGCGCCAACAGTGGGGACAGGACCATACTCGCCAGTCTCCTGGTTAAGAACCTTGTTGGCCTCACCGTTGTCAGCGTTGATGGCACCAATCAAACAGTTCTCTGGAAGCAACATCAGCAATGGGCCAAAAACCAATAGGTTAGGCATTCGACTTACGGGAAATGTTTTCAAGGTGACCTCGGTACTTGAGCCAGGGACCACCAGCAGAAATGTGGTCAGTGGTGCACTTGCCCTTAGCCTTGATAAGAACAGGAGCCTCGATAATGTCCTTGCCGTCCCAGGGCTTGAAGGGCTTCAAGAGCTGAAGTCggtcagaagaagggttgacAGCGACGGAGACGGTGGTGCCGTCAGCGGGAGGAGCCTGGAAGGTGTTCTCTCCGGGGTCGTAGCCCTTGGCGGGGAGCTCATAGCCAGAGGGGTCAGAGAACCTGAACTCCTTGCCGTCGGCACCCTTGAGAGAATCAGTCATAGGGTTGAAGGTGAGGTCACCAGCAAAGATCATGGCAGTGACAAGGTCAGGGGACGCAACAAAGGCATGGGTAGCGGGGTTGGCATCGTTTCGACCAGTGAAGTTTCGGTTGTAGGAGGTGATGACTAGAATAACCCGAGTTAATTTATGACTTACAACGGCGGCTTATAACATCAAACTTACTAGAGTTGGCCTCGCCCTTCTTGACATCTCGCCTGTCCCATTGACCGATACAAGGGCCACAAGCGTTGGCAAGAACAACACCACCAACCTTTTCAAAGTCTTCGACCATACCGTCTCGAGCAATGGTAGCTCGGACCTGCTCGGAACCGGGGGTAATGGTGAACTTGGACTTGGCGGTAAGACCGTGGGAAGCGGCCTCTCGAGCAATGTGGGCAGATCGAGACATGTCCTCGTAAGAAGAGTTGGTGCAAGAGCCAATGAGACCGACCTTGAGCTCTTG
Coding sequences within:
- a CDS encoding nuclear distribution protein PAC1 — its product is MQHAPVELEEKTRLAFFSSTSTMPALSDRQKDELHRAMLSYLHAAGMHATYAALLHDAAIADFDPGDTAARAVGLLEKKWTSVIRLQKKIIDLEARNAALLAELASPARPSSSAPFIPRPPPRHTLASHRAPVTRLAFHPTWTVLASASEDATVKVWDWEGGEMERTVKGHTKAVMDVDFDPKGSLMVTCSSDLTVKLWDTFNEYTNVKTLHGHDHSVSSVRFMPDGENLVSASRDKTIRVWQVSSGYCTKTFTGHAEWVREAVPSEDGRWLVSASNDQTSRVWDFSTGETKMELRGHEHVVECAVFAPVNAYPAIRELAGLKSPAANDTRAKSPGVYVATGSRDKTIKLWDALSGQCLRTFVGHDNWIRALVFHPTGKYLLSASDDKTIKVWDLVNGRCTKTIEAHSHFVTCMTWGRALVGGGGNSGGGSAEGTGGAGNKGMANGGGDEKSAGKEARRIINVLATGSVDQTIKVWTP
- a CDS encoding delta3,5-Delta2,4-dienoyl-CoA isomerase is translated as MWTQLAHIVHRTSADPDIRAVVLSSTSDTAFTAGLDLKSQSILTRTADPARQALTLHSHLLSFQSAISSLSACRQPVICALHGFALGLAIDIAAACDIRLCASDTKFAIAEVNVGLAADIGTLQRLPKVTGNDSKVRELALMGRDFGAREAEEIGFVSEVVNGGRAQVVAAAIEKAKVIASKSPIAVISTKHILNHARDHTVEQGLQYVAAWNMQDTAKAMSATLNKEPATFPGFSDAKL
- a CDS encoding aconitate hydratase mitochondrial; this translates as MVSSRYLVRGANSLSRQSMIAKRSMATVQSSIGEKKVEMSNLEKGKYINYQRIEDNLQVVRSRLNRPLTLAEKIVYGHLDNPHEQDIERGVSYLKLRPDRVACQDATAQMAILQFMSAGLPQTAVPTSVHCDHLIQAQVGGKADLARAIDINKEVYDFLATACAKYGIGFWKPGSGIIHQIILENYAVPGLMMIGTDSHTPNAGGLGMVACGVGGADAVDVMADIPWELKAPKVIGVYLDGKMSGWTTPKDVILKVAGILTVKGGTGAIIEYHGPGVESLSCTGMATICNMGAEIGATTSLFPFNHRMSSYLKATNRPAIAQYAEEFNHNLQPDQGCEYDQRIEINLSELEPHINGPFTPDLATPLSKFADEVKRHSWPQELKVGLIGSCTNSSYEDMSRSAHIAREAASHGLTAKSKFTITPGSEQVRATIARDGMVEDFEKVGGVVLANACGPCIGQWDRRDVKKGEANSIITSYNRNFTGRNDANPATHAFVASPDLVTAMIFAGDLTFNPMTDSLKGADGKEFRFSDPSGYELPAKGYDPGENTFQAPPADGTTVSVAVNPSSDRLQLLKPFKPWDGKDIIEAPVLIKAKGKCTTDHISAGGPWLKYRGHLENISQNCLIGAINADNGEANKVLNQETGEYGPVPTVGAYYRDHNIPWVVVGDENYGEGSSREHAALEPRFLGGRAVICRSFARIHETNLKKQGMLPLWFKNPADYDKISGTDKISILDLQNFKPGQDIKVEITHKDGSKEQFLTTSSINEGQWGWFKAGSALNMMAAAAKARAEKQA